In Tachysurus fulvidraco isolate hzauxx_2018 chromosome 25, HZAU_PFXX_2.0, whole genome shotgun sequence, the following proteins share a genomic window:
- the LOC113659854 gene encoding SCAN domain-containing protein 3-like: MQRHRLRCAWCVARSYPIAPWCKASLNAISKRNTLPFKTSQWTIFLRLHTNNEKQSIFLRKTTKVNERALKASYFVAELVAKSKKSHIVAETLILPACKAIVNEMLGPDAAKEIAKVPLSDNTIARRTDMSADIETVVLEKMRISKKFALQLESTDISGHRQLLANTRFVDGEAIIENFLFCKTLPEKSTGEEIFQVTSEYLDKSGLTWENCIGVSTDGAAAMVGCTKGFVSRVKEKNPDVIVTHCFLHREALVAKTLPSDLAPVLDDDVYIVNFVKTRLLKCCLFASLCEEMGAEHSLITPHRGPVAVAWQSAGPWHTFENSWGEVILFLFSLHRMP; the protein is encoded by the coding sequence ATGCAACGGCACCGACTCCGCTGTGCTTGGTGTGTGGCGAGAAGCTATCCAATAGCGCCATGGTGCAAAGCAAGCTTAAACGCCATATCCAAACGAAATACCCTTCCGTTCAAAACAAGCCAATGGACTATTTTTTTACGCTTGCATACAAACAATGAGAAACAGTCAATTTTTTTGAGAAAAACCACAAAGGTAAACGAGAGAGCCCTCAAAGCTAGCTACTTTGTTGCTGAACTTGTAGCTAAATCAAAAAAGTCCCACATTGTGGCAGAAACATTAATACTGCCAGCTTGTAAAGCCATTGTAAATGAGATGCTCGGCCCTGACGCGGCCAAAGAGATAGCTAAAGTGCCTCTCTCAGATAACACGATTGCCAGACGTACTGATATGTCTGCGGATATCGAAACGGTTGTTTTAGAAAAGATGCGCATCAGTAAGAAATTTGCCTTGCAACTTGAGTCGACGGATATTAGTGGACATCGTCAGCTCTTGGCCAACACGCGTTTTGTGGATGGAGAAGCCATTATAGAAAACTTCCTATTTTGCAAGACACTGCCAGAAAAATCAACTGGAGAGGAAATATTTCAGGTCACGTCGGAATATCTTGACAAAAGCGGGCTTACGTGGGAAAACTGCATAGGTGTCAGCACTGATGGAGCCGCAGCCATGGTCGGGTGCACCAAAGGCTTCGTAAGTAGGgtcaaagaaaaaaacccagatgttattgttacacactgttttttgcaCCGTGAGGCCCTTGTTGCAAAGACCTTACCATCAGATCTAGCTCCTGTGTTGGATGATGATGTGTACATAGTGAACTTTGTGAAGACACGACTTTTGAAATGTTGCTTATTTGCGTCTTTGTGTGAGGAAATGGGAGCGGAACATAGTCTTATTACTCCACACAGAGGTCCGGTGGCTGTCGCGTGGCAAAGTGCTGGCCCGTGGCACACATTTGAAAACTCTTGGGGAgaagttattttatttctcttcagcCTTCACAGAATGCCTTGA